Below is a genomic region from Trichoderma asperellum chromosome 2, complete sequence.
GATCAAATTCTTGATGATTAATAGCCATTCACGGAAGCTTCGGGGCATAACACAGGGAGGAACCATGTACCTATTGGTTGAAAAatggtagtggtagtagcaGTTGgcactagtagtagtatgtagGAACTTCGGCCTCGGAAGGCATCTTCTTAATGCTGTTAGCTAGCTACATACTTGTGGGCTCCGATTTTACCTTGGCATCTTGGGTGGCTGTACTCCGTCGTTGCATTAGGATATCGTCTGGACGCCGAGTTGGGCAAGCCCTATACATCATGGCCCATGCATGTATTGCATGATAAGGCAGGCAAACGAGCAGCGTTGCGAATACGCAAGCACGTACATATGCACATAGCCAGTCGTGATACTGCAGGGGAAAAAGCCAACGAGAGGTTTTACAAGGGGAGCAAATACTACTGCAGTACGGAATTCTGGTAGTGCATATTGGCACAGCAGAAAGCCGGTTTGTGTTGATATCCGCTCTGCATGCACGGAAAGCAGTCTTGATCGTTTACTTACTCCGCACAGGTGCTTGTAGCAATGTACGGTACAAAACAGCAAGCGGTGAAGGTGAGATCGCGTCCTCACTGACAATGCCATCCTTGTGGCCGTGCTTACCTAGGGATGGAGGACCCGCAGCGGTGCGTCCTCGTCCACAACAGAAGAGGGCTTTTCGGCGCAAGTtcgagaagaggatgagcaCTCGTAAAAAACAGGGAACAAGGCGCATGGCGGCATTGACACTGAGATGATACTCCTCCATCCTAGCGGAGACACACGTGTTCGgcgccgaagaagaagctaaGGCTCCCACCTCCAATCAACAGCAGCTTGGCTGCCCGCCGCCAAGTAAACATCTCGATCTTCGCCTCGCTACCGTGATGTGCAGCGGGAGCCGACGAATCGGGCAGAGATAGACGATATGCGTGAGGATATGAAGCATTGAGGGAACTCGTCGCTGTCGCAAGTTGGCACGAAGGAGGGTCGCGCTGTCTCAGCTTTGCGACCATCAAGGCGCCAAATTCGACGTGGCTGCAAGAGAATGAATCAAGACGGCGGGTGTACAGGTACCCGCGGCCCACAATTGGGTGCACGTCGAGTTATGCATGCACAGGCTGGTGCTGATGTCGAGTTGTGCGTTGACTGGATAGAGTAGTGATATGAAACGTGCTGCTCTCCTATTATTATGGAGCCCATGGGCCTCTGCGTTCCCTTTTTCGCTAGGCGCAACACGAGCAAGGCCTCGGAGGTCGCACGACGACGCATCAGCAGCCGACTCTGtgcctttaatattagccAGTTGGTCTGATCCCTGTCGATGGCGGGCGGCCGTTGGAGAGGCCGGGCCCAGCGCGATAACAGGCCGCTATTCCCTCAATTTGCCTCGCGGCTCGACATCGCATCGCCACAAACAGGACAAATACGGGATGGAAATGACGGGCAGCTAGCCGTGTCTGCCGGGTCTCGCGCAGGTTGCTCAAGTGAACTAAATATACTCGTGCTCGTTGCTGGCAGTGCCGTGTCGTCGTTATTATTGGAATGCCTGATGAAGGTTGCATTGTGTGTGTGGAAGAGCTTTTGATTGAGGTGGAGTTGGGAAATAGGACGGAACGCCACTCGGACGCCGTCTGCAGGAGCTTCTGAATGTATCCGCGACGCCGATTCCAGGCTCAATCCAGGGACGCCGTTAAGGTTTGTGCGCGCGCGCAGTGCTGCAGCACTAACACGGCCGAGGCACAGCCCCCGTATGCGCTACCTCTGGCGCAGTGCTGCTCCACGCGTCCCTTTTTCCCCAGCCTGTAGCGTAGCTGTTCCTGAAGTTTTTTTCTGGCTGTTTGGGCGCCACCGTGACAGGTTCGGGCCTTGCAGGCCTAGCCTGCTAGCGGCCTAGCTGGCGGGTGCCGACGCGCTGAGCAGCCCAATAGGCCCGCTGCATTCCAGCATGGCGCCTGCGATTGGCTGCGTGGGCGGCGCATTAGGCAAGGATGCCGGCGACACAAGACTGCACTTGGCCaggggctggagctgctttGCTGAGCTTCGCGCCAGCTCCAGGAACGAGatgttttttccctttggcgGATCGCGGCACTGCATTGCTGTGGCGGTACCTGCAGGCAATATTTTCTCCCTGCATTAGTAGCAGTACGTGCAAGTGCGCGGTGTGCTTcggcgcagcagcatcaatatTGACAACAAAGAGAGcatgacgaggaggagagcaTCCAAGGGCAGTCCAGCACGTCAATAGATCTGCTGCGATGCCAGTCGGCGGCACTATCTGGCACCCAGCAGGTGCTATGCCTGTGCGGTGAATCATTCACGCAAGCACCGCGCAGGTACAAGTACACGCACCAGCTTCGTATCCCCCCAGCCCCGGTACCTCAGCGGCCTGCAGCGTCCTGTACTTGCATTTCGTAGCTTCCGGAGTAGGCACTCGCACGCAGCCAAAGCGCCAGCACCGGGCGGGCCAGCGCACTAATTTCCCCTTAACCACACCAACTGGCCTAATCCCAGCTCCCTGATCCGTGTACGAGTACCTGGCGGTACGTACTGCCACCTCGACACGGAGCCACCCCCCCAGGCCGTCCTGCTTGCCTTGGCCGCCCCCCCCGAATCTGTCgtttctccttctcgtctCCTCTCCCTTTCAACAAAACAAGTCACGCCTCTAGGACGCTCGTTCCAGTTCATTCCTTCTTTCGACGACACCGACTCCCTACAGCGTTTCTCAAAGCCCATCGGGTCAAAGAAATCAGATGCAGTCGGTCTTTGCTCTGATATCTTGAGAAATTCCAACTTCCACCAGCAAAGGCGTCTGTCTGTCGAGCCTCTCGTTTCTCGTCCTGCCACTCGCCGCCGAACCAAGTCATACGAATCCCCCGACTGTTGCAGGCCCATCGAATATAAAGGAGAAAAACTCGCATAATCGCCATACAAAGGCGAACCGCCGCCGAAGTCCAAcagctttcttctcctgccAAACTCTCGTCTCTTTCCTTTATTCTTTGACAAACTCCCCGGTGGAGCCAGCCTgatattaatcttttatttctgcCTGTTTCGAATCGACCTTCAAGCCGTAGCCTCCACTCtgaggctcttttttttttcgaccTGATTTACTTTGAcaactctcttctctttcacacGCTCGCTCTATCAACATGAAATCGTCAACGATCATTTCCGGTGCCTTGGTGGCCGCATCTCAATTTTACACAGCTCTCGGCGCAACCCCTGTGAGAGTCGACGAGATCAGCCATGTGATCCGAGCCAATCTTCAAGTGCCATCAGCACCGCCTGTGCCAGGCGCCGTTCGATCACAGGGCTGCTGGAGTTCCCGAGGAAACATGACGGCCACTACCGCCGTCAAGGCCACAGAAGTTTCTTCCGGTTCGTGCAACAAGTACTGCACGGCCCAGAAATTCGCCGTTTCAGGACTGCAGGCTGATGTGTGCTACTGCGGAATGGTTTATCCTCCCGCCGATGATGTGGTTGATGACAACAAATGCAATTTCCCTTGCCCCGGCTATGGCAATGAGGCCTGCGGCAGTCTTGGAAACCCAGGTTTCTACAGCATATGGAACACTGGTATCAACATCAATCCCCCCAATTATGTGCCCCCGTCAACGACATcgtcgccttcttcttcttcaaccagcTCGACATCTGATTCTGAGAAATCATCGGCCGCCGCCAACCCTTCAAGCCCGGCTTCTCAGTCTGCAGAGGCAACTCCATCAGATGCACCATCGGGAGGCTCAAAGAAAACCAACGTCGCTGGTATCGCTGCGGGCACTGTTGTTGGCGTTGTCGTCCTGGGAGGCCTTCTGGGAGCTGCCTTTTTCACCATGAGGCGAAGACGGAATGCCGAAATCGAGGAGGAACACCGCCGCAATGCCGCCGTCAATGCCTTCATCAACGGCTCCAAGCCACCTTCTACCAGCGGTAGCATTTCCATGACCGACTCTCGCCTTGACCCCATCATGGCCCACCGCAGGCTCAGTGATGGCAGTATCGCAGACAATGAGGATTACTCTCGTCGTATCTTGCGGGTATGTTGTGGTTGCCGCACTAGTGGCTCATATTTAAGAGTTTGTTTTTGATTGGCTAACGATTTTACAGGTCACCAACGCATGAGCAAATAGCCACATATCCACTTAACGACGAGCGAATTTGCCTTTTACTTGGCCTCACCAATTTCTCCTTCAATCATGGGCATTTACGGCGTTATCGGGATGGTAGCTCATGTCCATTTGGTTGACCCCCCTCTTGGCCCGATGGCCTAGCGGCGTTTTgacattttctctttctcttttttcttttatttcagGCGTAGGGATAGACTTTTACTACACAGGGAAATGAATGAGtttggccatcttcaacatcatACCCCGGCTTTCCCTACGCCGTCCACTCCTTGTGTGTCCGATTGACTCTTacaatttaatttttttggCGATTAGAGAGCGAGGAATGCAACGGCATtggctcctcgtcttcacaACTTttatgaagaaaaggggaggcGCAAGGCTGCCCGATTAACACGCTTTGCTTTGTCGGCCCagcgtgtttttttttttttaacaattCCCATTTCCAGGAACTCCCTGTGTATAAACTTGTTGGCGTGGGGAGAGAGGCATTAACCGAGCTATCAATGCTTCGGGTGTATGTATGAAAGAGATAAAGACCAGGGACGTGCGTTTGTGTGAAGGAGCTAGAAGATAAAATATGGTTGCTAACTGAGTTGTTtacttcctttttcttttttcggaCGTGGGCGATGGATCTTGGGTGGGATTGTGTATGTAGGGATTGCGCATAGTAACCAAGTACCGTCATGtcgaaacaaaaaaaaaattattcatTGAGATTGTGAGCGCTATTGATTTGTTCTGCCTAAGCCGCTTGAGAGTGAAGATGCCCTTCCTGGTAAAGAATGTGTTTCATGAACTACGCCGGTTGTGAGTTGTGTTCTGCTCGGGAGATTTCTTCAAGAATAactcattttcttttgctaCCTCGGCGTTTAGATATTTATTATGGCTAATGGTATATCGAGTTGCGTTTTATTGCTCGCCAACTTAGAGTAATCATCGAGTATGCAGCATTTAACGTCTAGGGGCGCTGATCAAATACTGCCATTAAGGGTAGCCAATTGGCCGCAGCTATAGTCAGTTTTTCCCGTTGAATGCCAATAATGCACAACTATTTCATCATAATTGCACTTCtgactcttctcttttttgcctcttctcatTTTTGGGTTTTCTCCATGTGCGTGCTAATGATGAACATCTATAACGAAGAAAGTCAAGGAGACGCGTTTGGAGTAACTAGATAGATACTGGGAAATCGTTAGTAAGATTTAGATAAATATTTCGCTAGCATCCACGAAACATTGTTATGTCAATTGAATATTCTGTGtctatttttaatcttaATAACTGAGCCAGCTACCTGATGCTATCGGTACATACACATGGAAGTTCATTTTAGCCAGTCCCTAGCAGCTTATATGTACTTTATACTCTGTGGTTCTGACAAGGCAACGTATAAAAAGTTTCAAGGCCAACAATCGCTATACAAAATCGAGACCAAACGCGATAAATCTTGAAAGCAACACAAACATCTGTCATCTGATTTAATTTATTTGAAGGCCCCATAGGCATAATCTACGTTGGCACATGGCATATGAAGCCTGATTTTCAGGGCAGAGGTTGATGGGTAGTTGCGCGCATCACGTGACATAAATTTTCTAGAGCTTCTTGCTGCTAGCATGTCGCGTCAAGGAAAAGTTCCCATACAAAGCCAACCATTGAAATCCATCAAGCACTCCTACTTTGTAATTTGGCTGCAAACAATGCACTAAAGTCTACCGACGCGAAAAAACCCAGAGCTTCTTACAATATTGCTCTCACCTTAGGGAGTGTGTCCATAAACAGATCATCTCGCAATGGGCCCTGCAGCCACGCCTAGAATACGTCGAACGGCGCAGAATACGCAGTTTACGTGAGTCTGCAACGAAAGCATCGCTTAGCATGTGGCTAATTCCAAGATCACAGGTACAATCTATCACGGCGGGTAAACGATGTCCAGACATACCCGGTTCAATCTCCCCAGGGAGCTACCATATTAATCTATGGGCACGATAATGGCGTAACTTTGGTCTGGCGAGGCGGTCGACGGTTTAAAGCTTCCAACGAAGCTCCAAAACAGCCAGCAAACCACAAAGAGCAGAGGAATGGAGCTTCTGAAGATTCTGTCATGATTATTGATTccgatgatgacgagccGCCGGCGAAATCACAAGCTACCCAGGGCTATGTCGACAAGCCTGAATTCGAAGACACCGTCGAGAGGAATCCTTACCCCGAAACTATTCAGACATTGGACTTAGCTTTTGGGACGGCTGTGTTGAAAGTTGCGGTAATGCCGCTAGTACCGTGTTCTTCAGCTGAAACGGCATCTAACGGCGAGCCAATCTTGGCCAAAAAGATGGTATTTGCGGTTTCCTGCGCCACAAACGATGCCTATCTTGTCACCTTGCCCTTGACGCCACCTTCTCCCCAAAGCAAGGCGCGACCAGAGCTCAGAGCAGATCTCTTGGCTGGGCAAGCTGGATCTGGATCCTGGGGTGAGTCGCTGACTCTTCTTAGCGGCCAGACAAAACACAGCGACGGCTTAGCCATCACTCTGATTGCCCCAAGGTCTATTGAATCATCAAGCAAGACGCCAAGGGCAGTGGTAGCTGCCTTCTCAAGGCAGGCATCTGGCGTTCTACATCTGTGGGATATCGCACTTGAAGACAAGATGCCTTCCAATCGGCCAGTTGAGCCTTTTCAAAGCGAGTTTCTCCCTACTCCCCTTACGAGCATCTCGTTCAACCCCACAAATACTTCACAGCTCCTTGCGGTATCGTCGCCTCACGCTGTAAGGATATACGACTTTGCGCAGCCATCATTACCTCCGGATTTAGATGCCCGAGGACCATTCCCGGCTCAAGGCTCGTGGCTACTCTCATTATATCAACCATTTGCCAAAGCATCTTCCTCACGCAAGCCGATCTTGGATGCCGCATGGATAGCTCATGGCCGGGCAGTCTTCGCTTTATTAGCAGATGGCATGTGGGGCATCTGGGACATTGAAGGCGCGAAGCCGCTGCAATCGGGAGCCGCTATATCGAGTAAATTGAAATCGGGCGTTCAGGGGGCTGCCTTGACTGCCTTTAGTGTCTCCGGATATGTTGAGGGAACGGGCGCACTACGCACCATTGCGACACAGCAGAAAGATAAGCATGCTGGTGACTTTGCACCTATGACGCCTCATACTCGTAAACAGGCTGCCACATCTTTGACTGCCGCCACCAGCCTTGATCGCCTATTCGCAGTTCGCGGAGGTGTGAAAGTGATTGGACTTCCTTCAACTCCTGGCAAAGCACTCCAAGACGAAAGCCTGGCTTTATGGATAGGGGGCCTGGAACATGTCTGCGTCATCCCAGGTGTGTTGAGATTCTGGGATTCACAACTACGAAGAGGATCCGGTGGTGGCGTCAATCTATTTAGTGGTGCTCAGCCTACTAGAATGGTCAAGCTGGTTGATCTTGCCACTGGTCTTCTAGGAGAAAGATGCTGTGGAGTTGGTCTGATTCCAGATATTTCCAAGAATGACGATGATATTCCTGACGATGGCGGTCTCCCGGTTGACGTACTCATCCGAGGAGAATCAAGAATAGTCATCGTacgagagggagaagacggcCCAGGAAGAAAGATTGGCGACGTCGTTGCTAGCCGCAGAAAACGCCTATTCTCAAGAAATGAGAAATCGGAAGCTATCATAGTTCACGGCAAGCAGGACAGATCAGCAAGCTTGTCGTTCAACTTGAGTACTGTTAAACCCGGAACTCTAAGACAGAAGCAGGTTGCCAGAGGTGAGAATGAAGGAAACGGAAATGGAAGCGGAGCGAATGATAAATCAGATGACGTGCCGACCCCGGTTGCTCGATCGCGTGCCGGCTTTGGATTTGCTGATACCTTAAGCGCAGCGGCAGACGTCACAGCAGATTTCACTACTCGGAACGTGGAGGCAGAAATGCTTGACATCATGGAGATCGACCAAGCATTAAATAACATGGAGGATTATAGAGGCAGTGGGAGGAAGAAGGTGTTCTTTGAGGAAGACTGATTATAATTAGACATTTCAAGGCGACTGATGAGAACAGGAATACTAGCGGCATTGTCAAATGACAACAACTTTAACATGCGCCAAGATGGCACAGTGTACGATACCCCGGACTAATAGGATATTCAGGGACGGCCTAATGAGCCAGCCCGTGAAATTACTTGGGCCTTGGTTTGAGCCCCATTGACCTTTCGCCCGGTGAATGTCTCCCCCCattatcttcttttctcttttaaatGCATGTGACTGAAGAAGCTTCTCATTGCTGAGAATGCTTGTTTTCCGCACGGCAAGGTGGAGCGCAAGGCGAGAATCATCCTTGACTGCTCTGTATTCCGAGCGGTATATTAAACATTTTAACTCGATGGCATCTACAAGGGATAGGGAGAGGAAGGGATTTATACAAATGACCATTTGCTTTCCTGATCTGAGGGGCGCCCTGCTATCTACTGTCCGCTCACAGTTGCGTGCTTCTCGGGGCAGGCTCTGCCTTGCCCCGAAGGCTGCTGACTGTTGAAGACGGTGGGGGGCGTACTTCCTTGGTTAGGTGGTGGTGACTGTCGAGACATTTTGATAGCATCTTAGGCACTAGAGCAGCATCATATGCCTGCAGtaatatactagtagtacatacTAAAGATATTTGCCGTGATTTCATTGTGGCAACTGGGCTTAGCCATCTAATTTATATACATTTTTCCAAGAAGACGAAAATGTGGATTTCATCTTGCCTTGTTAAACAGTTGCTACCTTTTTCCTCGACTTTCTTGTTGcttttgatgatgctgcgcgCTGGCTACGTATCTGGAAAAAAAGTGGAAACCACTTAACATGCCACTATCGAATTCGCGAATCGGCGCGTCATTCACCATCTTCAGCGCGTATCCATCATCTGCCATTAAATAGccgttcttttttctccattttcTTCAAGAGGGCTAGGCAGCCGCACGACTGCTGAAAGAGGGCTCTAAAGCTAATTGACAGTTGGTGCAACCAAAcaagctcttttcttctctcttcttctctcatttcttccttttgctttcttcGCTACGAGCCGCTGCATCGTGAATTAGCTTCTGAAGACAGCTCCGCCGCAACCATGGGTATCAAGCAGCTATTCCAGATTGTCAAGGAGGAGGCTCCGGACGCCATCAAAGAGGGCGAAATCAAAAACCAGTTTGGGCGCAAAGTTGCTATTGTGCGTTGACAGCTTGCCATAGCTATTTCGTGGTGGCTGCCGTTGCTAATTAGCCATCTCTTTACCTTATCTAGGATGCCTCCATGAGTATATACAGCTTTCTGATTGCTGTACGATCCGATGGCCAACAGCTCATGAACGAGAGTGGCGAGACAACGTCGCACCTGATGGGCATGTTCTACCGCACTCTGCGCATGGTGGACAACGGTATCAAACCCCTCTACGTTTTCGACGGCGCACCACCGAAGCTCAAATCCGGCGAATTGGCGAAGCGATTTCAGCGCAAGCAAGAGGCCACAGAAGGCCTTGAAGAGGCAAAGGAAACAGGTACTGCAGAAGACGTGGAGAAGTTCTCTAGGCGAACGGTTCGAGTTACGAGAGAACACAATGCCGAGTGCCAGCGCTTGCTCAAGCTCATGGGTATCCCATACATTATTGCGCCTACAGAGGCTGAGGCCCAGTGCGCAGTTTTGGCAAGAGCTGGAAAAGTGTATGCTGCGGCGAGTGAGGATATGGACACTCTGTGTTTCAATACTCCTATCCTGCTGCGCCACCTTACCTTTAGTGAGCAGAGAAAGGAGCCTATCCAGGAGATTCACTTGGACAAGGTCCTGGAGGGGTTGAACATGGAGCGAAAACAGGTACGTGATTTCATGGCATTAATGTACAACCAagtctttatagtatatttctAACGCtgattttttcccccttagTTCGTTGACCTCTGCATCCTGCTAGGCTGCGACTATCTCGATCCGATCCCTAAAGTTGGTCCCACCACGGCTCTGAAACTGATCCGGGAGCATGGCTCTCTGGAAAAGATTGTCGAGGCTATTGAAAAAGATAGTAAGAAGAAGTACACGCTGCCTGAGGACTGGCCTTATAAGGACGCGCGAGAACTATTTTTTAACCCAGATGTGCGCCAAGCGGACGATCCCCTTTGCGACTTCAAGTGGGAAAAGCCTGACATGGACGGGTTGGTTAAATTCCTGGTCACTGAAAAGGGGTTCTCCGAGGATCGTGTTCGCAGTGCAGGCGCTCGGCTAGAGAAGAATCTAAAGAGCTCTCAACAGGCACGTCTAGAGGGATTCTTCAAGCCTGTCCCGAAGACTGATGCAGAAAAAGCTGCGCATAAGCGCAAGCTGGatgagaagaatgaagagaaaaagaagaagctcaagcaggagaagaaagacaaggCTACGGCCAAAGCCAAGCCTCGTGGCGGCGCATAAGTAATATCTAGAAGGAATGATATAAGCTAAGATGGAGTAGAATGGGCGAAAAAAAACTTGACATCTGGTCATCTTTAGTGGTGTATATGGAGATGACTGGATGCCTGGCATTGGCAATGGAACCGGAAGGTTTAGGACATTTACATGGCTTGGCTCGGTTTGCTTTCAGGAGTGCAGTATTATGGAGTTTTTGGCGTGCAGAAGGAGGATATTACGCTGTTATATCTGGTATTTGTGTATTTTACTGAAGCCTGCCTACAGAGGTAGATTCGTTCAATGGAAGtgaaaagaatgaaaacTTGCCATATCTAGTTTGCTTTTGGCGTATTTGAGCATTGAGTCAGCGAACAAGTAGACGAAGGACTTCCCGATGAGCGCGGTATTCGCTGGTGCCAAGAGTGTAAAGAGTCATTACAAGTTATAACAAGGATATAATGATAGTTTATTCAATCTATAGATCGCTCTGTTTGTGATATAGTAAACAGAAGTTATTCCTATGGAAAAGCAccttaaaaaagcaataaatgtTTCCATATCTCAAAGAGACGTAGTCGTACAAATCATATACACGGCAATCCCAATAATTTTGCACCGACTCCAAAGCAATACACAGGGTTATCCCCGCATCGGTATTATTAGTTTACTCTTTTCATCATTTCCCTTTACAGCTTCATGCCCATGGCCTTGGCCACTCTCAAAGATTGTCTCATGCTGAGATCCAGCATGATTTCTTCAGAGCCACCGGGGATAGCATAGGCACGGACGTCACGGTACAGACGCTCGACCTTGGCACCCTGGCCACCGCGGGAGTAGGACAGGCCGCCAAAGATCTGACTGGCCTCACGAGCACAGAACTCAAAGGTAACAGTAGCCTGAGCCTTGAGGCCGGCAATAGGGCCACCGAGGCGGAGCATGGCCTCGGTCTCGCCCATCTTTTCGCACTGGTAGATGAGGTTCTCGAGCCAGTTGTATGAGGCCTCAATCTGGCGAGCCATGTGCGCCAGCTTCATGCGGATGACAGGATGCTCGATGAGCTTCTTGCCAAAAGTGCGACGCTTGTTGGCGTACTTGACGGACTCTTCGTAGCACACACGGGCGAATCGTAGAGACTGGATGATAATACCCATGCGCTCGTGGTTGAAGTTGGTCATGATGACTGGATAGTTTGTTAGCAAAACTCATCGGATGCATGCTACTCGGGATACCATGTTTTGTGGGTACTTACCTCGGAAGCCCTGGTTCTGCTTGCCGAGCAGGTTCTCAACAGGGACCTTGACATCCTCAAAGGTGATGTATGTGGTGCCGGAAGACCAGACACCCTGGCAGTCCATACGGCGAGTGGTGACACCAGGGCCACGCTCAATGAGCAGCAGAGAAACGCCGTTCATGCCCGGGCCGCCGGTTCGCACGGCGGTGGTGAAGTAGTCGGACCAAATACCATTGGTGATCCACTTCTTCTCGCCGTTGACGATGAAGTGCTTGCCATCCTCGCTCAGCTTGGCCTCGCAAGTGAGGTTGGCAACGTCAGAGCCAGCATCGGGCTCAGTAATGGCCAAGCAGATGCGCTTGTCACCGCTCAAGATGCCGGGGCCGAGGCGCTCCTTGAGAGCCTTGGAGCCGAACTTGAACAGTGGTGGGCCACCGATGCCGAAACCTCCAATCAGGTTCCAGACAAAGCCGCCAGAGCCGGTGCGCGACAGCTCATCGGTCACGATCATCTCGTGGAACAGATCCCACTTCTCAGGAGGGACGGACTTGACGCCTGCCGGCACGAAGTCGGTCGGGTACTTGATGCCCAGCAGACCAGCCAGGTAACCTCGGCGACCCATCTCCTTGTAAATCTCCTCGGGAACACGCTTCGCCTCATCCCACTCGGTCACATGAGGCTCAATATCGGTCTCAATCCATTGGCGCAGTTCGGCGCGCAGAGCCGCGTGGGTTTCATTGAAGTAGGGAGAGTGGTAGTTTTGGTACCAGCTGGGGTCGGCGAAGGGAATCTGGTCGCCGAAAGCCTCGAGAGGCTCTGAGTCTTCCTGGCTGTGGCTGCTACTTGAAGCCTTGACAACCGCCTTGGGAGCAGGGGCGGGAGCGGGCTCGGGCTTGGGCTCCTCCTTGGGCTTGGTATCGAGGGAGCCGACCTGGAGCTTGGCCTTGTACTTCTTCAAGATGCCCTCGTTGTGGTATTTCCAGAACTGCTTGGAGGCGTCCTTGCCGGCAACACGCTGCAGAATCTTCTTACCacctatagtttttttttggcagtTAGAATGTTGGGGTTCTACAAGGGCAGCGAGCAGAAGAAACGAGAGAACAAAAGAGGTGCTCACCAGGGTGGTCATCTTGGAACTTGGTTAAATCATAGACATCGCCGTCAATGGTGATGTACAA
It encodes:
- the FEN1 gene encoding Elongation of fatty acids protein 2 (BUSCO:EOG092D2OSE) — its product is MGIKQLFQIVKEEAPDAIKEGEIKNQFGRKVAIDASMSIYSFLIAVRSDGQQLMNESGETTSHLMGMFYRTLRMVDNGIKPLYVFDGAPPKLKSGELAKRFQRKQEATEGLEEAKETGTAEDVEKFSRRTVRVTREHNAECQRLLKLMGIPYIIAPTEAEAQCAVLARAGKVYAAASEDMDTLCFNTPILLRHLTFSEQRKEPIQEIHLDKVLEGLNMERKQFVDLCILLGCDYLDPIPKVGPTTALKLIREHGSLEKIVEAIEKDSKKKYTLPEDWPYKDARELFFNPDVRQADDPLCDFKWEKPDMDGLVKFLVTEKGFSEDRVRSAGARLEKNLKSSQQARLEGFFKPVPKTDAEKAAHKRKLDEKNEEKKKKLKQEKKDKATAKAKPRGGA
- a CDS encoding uncharacterized protein (TransMembrane:1 (n6-17c22/23o205-228i)), with the protein product MKSSTIISGALVAASQFYTALGATPVRVDEISHVIRANLQVPSAPPVPGAVRSQGCWSSRGNMTATTAVKATEVSSGSCNKYCTAQKFAVSGLQADVCYCGMVYPPADDVVDDNKCNFPCPGYGNEACGSLGNPGFYSIWNTGININPPNYVPPSTTSSPSSSSTSSTSDSEKSSAAANPSSPASQSAEATPSDAPSGGSKKTNVAGIAAGTVVGVVVLGGLLGAAFFTMRRRRNAEIEEEHRRNAAVNAFINGSKPPSTSGSISMTDSRLDPIMAHRRLSDGSIADNEDYSRRILRVTNA
- a CDS encoding uncharacterized protein (EggNog:ENOG41), yielding MTKVFTAAEVSSHNKPDSLYITIDGDVYDLTKFQDDHPGGKKILQRVAGKDASKQFWKYHNEGILKKYKAKLQVGSLDTKPKEEPKPEPAPAPAPKAVVKASSSSHSQEDSEPLEAFGDQIPFADPSWYQNYHSPYFNETHAALRAELRQWIETDIEPHVTEWDEAKRVPEEIYKEMGRRGYLAGLLGIKYPTDFVPAGVKSVPPEKWDLFHEMIVTDELSRTGSGGFVWNLIGGFGIGGPPLFKFGSKALKERLGPGILSGDKRICLAITEPDAGSDVANLTCEAKLSEDGKHFIVNGEKKWITNGIWSDYFTTAVRTGGPGMNGVSLLLIERGPGVTTRRMDCQGVWSSGTTYITFEDVKVPVENLLGKQNQGFRVIMTNFNHERMGIIIQSLRFARVCYEESVKYANKRRTFGKKLIEHPVIRMKLAHMARQIEASYNWLENLIYQCEKMGETEAMLRLGGPIAGLKAQATVTFEFCAREASQIFGGLSYSRGGQGAKVERLYRDVRAYAIPGGSEEIMLDLSMRQSLRVAKAMGMKL
- a CDS encoding uncharacterized protein (EggNog:ENOG41); translated protein: MGPAATPRIRRTAQNTQFTYNLSRRVNDVQTYPVQSPQGATILIYGHDNGVTLVWRGGRRFKASNEAPKQPANHKEQRNGASEDSVMIIDSDDDEPPAKSQATQGYVDKPEFEDTVERNPYPETIQTLDLAFGTAVLKVAVMPLVPCSSAETASNGEPILAKKMVFAVSCATNDAYLVTLPLTPPSPQSKARPELRADLLAGQAGSGSWGESLTLLSGQTKHSDGLAITLIAPRSIESSSKTPRAVVAAFSRQASGVLHLWDIALEDKMPSNRPVEPFQSEFLPTPLTSISFNPTNTSQLLAVSSPHAVRIYDFAQPSLPPDLDARGPFPAQGSWLLSLYQPFAKASSSRKPILDAAWIAHGRAVFALLADGMWGIWDIEGAKPLQSGAAISSKLKSGVQGAALTAFSVSGYVEGTGALRTIATQQKDKHAGDFAPMTPHTRKQAATSLTAATSLDRLFAVRGGVKVIGLPSTPGKALQDESLALWIGGLEHVCVIPGVLRFWDSQLRRGSGGGVNLFSGAQPTRMVKLVDLATGLLGERCCGVGLIPDISKNDDDIPDDGGLPVDVLIRGESRIVIVREGEDGPGRKIGDVVASRRKRLFSRNEKSEAIIVHGKQDRSASLSFNLSTVKPGTLRQKQVARGENEGNGNGSGANDKSDDVPTPVARSRAGFGFADTLSAAADVTADFTTRNVEAEMLDIMEIDQALNNMEDYRGSGRKKVFFEED